Proteins encoded by one window of Pyrinomonadaceae bacterium:
- a CDS encoding phage tail protein, whose protein sequence is MKIVLSVVLIWGAYRERLLTRPLSLRPVFVSGFFTLFAILDLYFAPQGVCRADPVSIAVSMAISFAITGAQVGLQYALASKQKVPPIDRGRLDDIRISIAGYNEHILKLWGKARGAPIWIWDSRIVHTTVTTPGQSGGKGPPKPPTPDTVDHIYTKSLAGVCHDGIIYNDITRMWFDLDLVFNGNLLENSALYREAEFATLAGGATIATSAVCSNGRKVTGLGNGGKATFAVNTSAGSYEVSIAYISSSDLTFKVSVNGGAAQDVLCTSSGGSAVAYKVFNVTLTSGANTLEFANAAAACPDLDRIQIAPTLVLPEGFDPRSWTGIQDPSRVFPTERDSPWGFQNEQPIPIDGYGTSNGASRVGSSANLTKWGSPTIRFYQGTTTQDPDSAIVTDKGAGNVPGYHDFAYLVLESLQLQNGRLPNVTVEIDQGTRDVRTIVEDLYRLCGVDSTNLELSQLNGLILGDTEGFSEGTYSDITWAGVSNATTGAGGSFAKSGGGDGWTSYANSGASIAAGTDYAIRATIGTGVGMIGFATTNTPGNSLPHPYDQMPFAVLWNVDSVPSQEAKNALQMSLGGSNNTSDIGTWSPGDQLQIEVRDGSFYAYQNGALLTGFVTPVPSYPLKVVVMGYKPVGDPDGGGVTAASQASGSNIGSRPTIVNAGALVVATRRPASEILNDLMTRFQFDMVNVDGKEKAVLRNASSVDIVIPYADLRAHLSGEEMPAWDCEILDIDPILLPHRVDVVYLDPQLDYHTNVQSDMLASGPQTEIMNISLSVVDSADNAKKLSTTLLNKSHMESRSFKFRLGPKYLHTMPGTIATLQLPNATHTVRFTQWKAQLPAGVIEVEAVRHAASVYSPTAIGSISAGYEPPIVSIVGNTEGIILDGPLLRPEDAGDGTQPVVYVGGCHRGAGTFDGFFFYMEYPINSGNYELVTGGNFDKQADIGVTTGTLASVVDPSVWDRVSSVTVNFYTDVALTSQTEADLLNNPTLNLFAVMNPSTFAVEYVQAATVSSSAATAPYKSRYTLSTFLRGRIGTDNNVGAHTSADKVCVVNSALKPIRMNVVDIGR, encoded by the coding sequence GTGAAGATCGTTCTCAGTGTCGTCTTGATCTGGGGTGCTTATCGCGAGCGCTTATTGACCCGTCCGCTCAGTCTCCGTCCTGTGTTTGTCTCTGGTTTCTTTACTCTCTTCGCAATTCTTGATCTGTACTTTGCGCCACAAGGCGTCTGCCGCGCCGATCCAGTTTCCATAGCCGTATCTATGGCGATCTCGTTCGCTATTACAGGCGCACAGGTTGGACTCCAATACGCCTTAGCTTCAAAACAGAAAGTCCCACCGATTGACCGCGGAAGATTAGACGATATCCGTATCTCGATCGCGGGATACAACGAGCACATTCTTAAACTCTGGGGGAAGGCTCGCGGCGCTCCGATTTGGATTTGGGACTCTCGAATAGTTCACACGACAGTTACAACTCCGGGTCAGTCAGGAGGCAAAGGTCCGCCAAAACCTCCTACTCCTGACACGGTGGATCACATCTACACAAAATCACTAGCCGGGGTGTGTCACGATGGAATTATCTATAACGACATAACCCGGATGTGGTTTGATCTCGACCTCGTTTTCAACGGAAACCTCCTTGAGAACTCCGCTCTTTATCGAGAAGCAGAATTTGCAACTCTCGCGGGTGGAGCAACGATCGCCACATCAGCGGTCTGTTCAAATGGAAGAAAAGTCACCGGATTAGGCAATGGCGGGAAAGCTACTTTTGCGGTTAATACATCTGCGGGAAGTTACGAAGTCAGCATTGCTTACATTTCATCGTCTGACCTGACGTTTAAGGTGTCAGTGAACGGCGGGGCCGCTCAGGATGTTCTCTGTACTTCATCGGGCGGCTCTGCGGTTGCTTATAAAGTTTTTAACGTTACGCTGACTTCAGGTGCGAACACTCTGGAGTTTGCGAATGCTGCCGCAGCATGTCCCGATCTTGATCGGATTCAAATCGCCCCTACGCTAGTTTTACCAGAAGGCTTTGACCCGCGAAGCTGGACAGGGATTCAAGATCCATCCCGAGTCTTCCCAACCGAAAGAGATTCCCCGTGGGGATTTCAAAACGAGCAACCTATTCCGATTGATGGCTATGGAACTTCTAACGGAGCCTCAAGAGTTGGTAGTTCGGCAAACCTAACTAAGTGGGGTTCGCCCACGATACGTTTTTACCAGGGGACCACAACCCAAGACCCTGATTCAGCAATAGTCACCGATAAAGGCGCGGGGAACGTGCCGGGTTATCACGATTTCGCTTATCTCGTTCTCGAGTCCCTTCAGTTACAGAATGGACGTTTACCTAACGTCACGGTCGAAATAGACCAAGGGACAAGAGACGTTCGCACGATCGTAGAAGACCTTTACAGGCTTTGCGGTGTGGATTCTACCAACCTCGAACTATCTCAACTCAACGGATTGATCCTTGGTGATACGGAAGGATTCAGCGAAGGAACTTATTCAGACATCACTTGGGCAGGAGTCAGTAATGCGACGACCGGAGCAGGAGGATCGTTTGCTAAGAGTGGCGGTGGTGATGGCTGGACTTCTTACGCGAATTCAGGAGCATCGATCGCCGCCGGCACAGACTATGCAATTCGGGCCACTATCGGCACCGGAGTAGGGATGATCGGGTTCGCCACAACTAACACTCCAGGTAATTCCCTTCCTCATCCTTACGACCAGATGCCTTTTGCGGTGCTTTGGAATGTTGATTCGGTCCCGTCACAAGAGGCTAAGAATGCCCTCCAGATGTCTTTAGGAGGATCGAATAATACAAGCGACATAGGTACGTGGTCCCCTGGCGATCAACTCCAAATAGAAGTCCGAGACGGATCGTTTTACGCCTATCAGAACGGGGCGTTGTTAACAGGGTTCGTCACTCCTGTTCCTTCATATCCCTTGAAGGTTGTCGTCATGGGTTACAAGCCCGTTGGCGATCCTGATGGTGGAGGGGTTACAGCCGCAAGCCAAGCATCAGGGTCGAACATTGGATCCAGGCCAACGATTGTTAATGCCGGGGCTTTAGTTGTCGCTACTCGCAGACCAGCAAGCGAGATTCTTAATGACTTAATGACTCGTTTTCAGTTCGACATGGTGAATGTCGATGGCAAAGAGAAGGCAGTTTTAAGGAATGCGAGTTCAGTAGACATCGTTATTCCCTATGCGGATCTTCGTGCTCATCTCTCGGGCGAGGAGATGCCTGCCTGGGACTGCGAAATCCTCGACATTGATCCAATTCTTCTGCCTCACAGAGTGGATGTAGTTTACTTAGATCCACAGTTGGACTATCACACGAACGTCCAATCCGACATGCTCGCGAGTGGTCCGCAGACAGAGATAATGAATATTTCTCTGAGTGTGGTTGATTCTGCGGACAACGCAAAAAAGCTATCCACGACCCTTCTGAATAAGTCTCACATGGAGTCGCGATCGTTCAAGTTCAGACTTGGGCCGAAATACCTTCACACGATGCCGGGGACGATTGCGACCCTTCAATTACCTAACGCAACTCATACGGTCAGGTTTACTCAGTGGAAAGCCCAATTACCCGCCGGCGTGATCGAAGTCGAAGCGGTGAGACATGCGGCTTCTGTTTATTCACCGACAGCAATTGGATCGATAAGTGCCGGGTACGAGCCTCCGATAGTTTCGATTGTTGGGAATACCGAAGGAATCATTTTAGACGGGCCGCTACTGAGGCCGGAAGATGCTGGGGACGGGACTCAGCCTGTTGTCTATGTTGGTGGTTGTCATCGGGGCGCAGGGACGTTTGACGGGTTTTTCTTCTACATGGAATACCCGATCAACTCAGGGAACTATGAGCTAGTCACCGGCGGCAATTTCGACAAACAAGCAGACATTGGAGTGACGACAGGGACGCTAGCTTCTGTGGTCGATCCGTCCGTGTGGGATCGCGTTTCTAGTGTCACGGTGAACTTTTATACAGACGTGGCGCTAACCAGTCAGACAGAAGCGGATCTGCTCAACAACCCAACTCTTAATCTTTTTGCCGTGATGAATCCCTCGACGTTTGCCGTGGAGTACGTTCAGGCGGCTACCGTGTCGTCCTCGGCGGCTACGGCACCTTACAAATCGCGCTACACGCTTTCGACTTTCTTGCGCGGCCGGATTGGGACAGATAACAACGTCGGCGCTCACACCTCGGCAGACAAGGTGTGCGTGGTTAATTCAGCATTGAAACCCATTCGAATGAACGTTGTAGATATAGGGAGATAG
- a CDS encoding DUF2163 domain-containing protein, with protein MPNLRIPQNYQGAYSATSLITHLAGATLTVCVCAHVVSEVNGDVVAITSWSQDLTSVPGYPGVTFKSTAGITASKAEHSEGARPANMEADLFLVSAGITEADILAGVWVHATGTIFITNYEAVDMGQLIVIKGPLGSIVQKVPMATTEIQSWSSALSKMIGAITRPECANRFCDAACGLNVLDFTETGTLTGVTSATVFTDSARTEADGEFNNGEFVFTSGSNAGLPFRQIDSYASDTFTLRQPFPYTPQVGDAYSAVIGCQKRFQADCITRFSNADRFKGFPHVSTPENLLRLPTS; from the coding sequence ATGCCTAACCTCAGAATCCCACAGAACTACCAAGGCGCGTACAGCGCGACCAGTCTAATCACTCACCTTGCAGGCGCGACGCTAACAGTGTGCGTCTGTGCTCACGTTGTCTCTGAAGTCAATGGAGACGTCGTAGCGATTACTTCATGGTCTCAGGACTTAACGAGCGTCCCTGGTTATCCCGGCGTCACGTTCAAATCTACGGCAGGCATTACCGCCTCAAAAGCAGAACACTCCGAAGGTGCTAGACCCGCCAACATGGAGGCGGATCTGTTTCTCGTCTCTGCTGGAATTACCGAGGCCGACATTCTCGCTGGGGTGTGGGTTCACGCTACCGGGACAATCTTCATCACGAATTATGAAGCCGTGGATATGGGCCAACTGATAGTCATTAAAGGCCCGTTGGGTTCTATCGTTCAGAAAGTCCCGATGGCTACGACTGAGATTCAATCGTGGAGTTCTGCCCTCTCAAAGATGATCGGCGCGATCACCAGACCCGAATGTGCTAACCGTTTCTGTGATGCCGCGTGCGGATTAAATGTTCTGGATTTCACTGAGACGGGAACGTTAACCGGGGTGACCAGTGCCACGGTATTTACTGACTCCGCGAGAACTGAAGCAGATGGTGAATTCAATAACGGAGAGTTTGTTTTTACGAGTGGATCGAATGCTGGGCTTCCATTCAGGCAGATAGACAGTTACGCAAGCGACACGTTCACACTAAGACAACCATTCCCCTATACGCCTCAAGTGGGGGATGCCTATAGCGCCGTGATCGGGTGTCAAAAAAGATTCCAAGCGGATTGCATTACTCGTTTTTCAAATGCTGATCGGTTCAAGGGTTTTCCTCATGTTTCTACGCCTGAAAATTTGCTCCGCCTTCCCACGAGTTGA
- a CDS encoding GIY-YIG nuclease family protein, with protein sequence MICERCKHEIARIPVVDDANAFVRGLDLDALQSLPVERHAELPRVAAVYFAIHCETVCYVGMTIDLDRRWQHHPQLDRLKLYGGRIAWIEIRREQLRVVEKAAILYFKPKWNAERVPQRGVWRQVAENLNRRSLPHEIRFLTLEEIVFGNTTGPPVIAERQATSHAG encoded by the coding sequence ATGATTTGCGAACGCTGCAAACACGAGATTGCGCGCATTCCGGTTGTGGATGACGCGAACGCTTTTGTTCGGGGTCTCGACCTGGATGCTTTGCAGTCATTGCCTGTTGAGCGACATGCCGAATTGCCGCGAGTGGCTGCTGTTTACTTCGCGATTCATTGCGAGACCGTCTGCTACGTCGGTATGACGATTGACCTGGATCGCCGGTGGCAGCATCACCCGCAACTAGACCGCTTGAAACTTTACGGCGGACGGATCGCGTGGATAGAGATTCGACGCGAACAACTCAGGGTCGTTGAGAAGGCCGCAATCCTCTATTTCAAACCAAAGTGGAATGCCGAACGAGTGCCGCAGCGCGGTGTGTGGCGACAGGTTGCGGAGAATCTTAACCGCAGGTCGCTGCCGCACGAGATTCGCTTTCTAACCCTAGAAGAGATTGTTTTCGGTAACACGACTGGCCCTCCAGTAATCGCAGAGAGGCAGGCGACAAGCCATGCAGGTTAA
- a CDS encoding ATP-binding protein, producing MALRIIKATEPLTIEQLVLCIYSPPGIGKTSLAFTADKPLLLDFDGGAYRAGNRGDIVSVNSWNDAGGIVANDLSGYKTLIIDTAGRALDSLTADIIQGNPKLGRSGGALTLQGYGELKSRFIAFTKLVRSFGLDIVMLAHSDEQRGNGDDLIERIDVQGGSKNEIYKAADVMGRLRITNGRRVLNFSPTDTAFGKNPAGLAELAVPSLTDDPHFLGGVIADIKTALNRLTADQQEAAKALTEWQGKFAAVETADALNGLIPQAADAPESVRDNVKRLLVKAGKDKGFEWDADAKQFKTNGNGFNPLAQTTKDGITSKQAKDILALTNELDLPDADEAASKLFKIPVKVDDLSKEAASRLIADLTVRADNAGANF from the coding sequence ATGGCACTAAGGATTATAAAGGCAACCGAGCCTCTAACGATAGAACAATTAGTTCTCTGCATTTACAGCCCGCCAGGAATCGGCAAAACCTCGCTGGCGTTCACGGCTGACAAGCCTCTGTTACTCGACTTCGACGGCGGCGCATATCGGGCGGGAAATCGCGGCGACATTGTATCCGTAAACTCATGGAACGACGCAGGCGGCATCGTCGCTAACGACCTGTCCGGCTACAAGACCCTGATTATCGACACGGCTGGCAGAGCGTTGGACTCGCTGACAGCGGACATTATTCAGGGCAATCCGAAGCTCGGGCGAAGCGGTGGCGCCCTAACCCTGCAAGGCTACGGCGAGTTGAAGTCGCGCTTTATCGCCTTCACGAAACTTGTCCGTTCATTCGGCCTCGACATCGTGATGCTCGCGCACTCTGACGAGCAGCGCGGAAACGGCGACGATCTAATCGAGCGAATTGACGTTCAGGGTGGTTCAAAAAACGAAATCTACAAAGCCGCTGATGTAATGGGCAGACTGCGAATTACCAACGGCCGGCGCGTGTTGAACTTTAGCCCGACCGACACTGCGTTCGGAAAGAATCCCGCCGGCCTCGCAGAGTTGGCCGTTCCTTCGCTTACTGACGATCCGCATTTCCTTGGGGGCGTAATTGCTGACATTAAAACCGCGTTGAATCGGCTGACAGCCGACCAGCAAGAGGCCGCGAAAGCCCTCACGGAGTGGCAAGGCAAGTTTGCCGCGGTCGAGACAGCGGACGCCCTGAATGGTCTTATTCCACAAGCAGCGGACGCGCCTGAGAGTGTCAGGGATAACGTCAAACGCCTCTTGGTGAAGGCAGGTAAAGACAAAGGGTTCGAGTGGGACGCGGACGCGAAACAGTTCAAGACGAACGGCAACGGATTTAACCCGCTCGCGCAGACCACCAAAGACGGCATCACGTCAAAGCAGGCCAAGGACATTCTCGCATTGACGAACGAGCTTGACCTTCCTGACGCGGACGAAGCGGCCTCAAAACTGTTCAAGATTCCAGTCAAGGTTGATGACCTGTCGAAAGAAGCGGCCAGTCGTCTCATTGCGGATCTAACCGTCCGAGCAGACAACGCGGGAGCGAACTTCTAA
- a CDS encoding NlpC/P60 family protein, whose translation MAFDVNRFIADALALSEQEVKFRDQGDDPKTGMDCVNLPKYLVKLQGLELPAEMEAAFKAYNPTSDGKRMFQLLKKYLIEVPTEKAKAGDLYLFRGKQDTRHIAIRLTDDDPPMIYEAYRSSIRQKAIVSQLRFVRARHIVATFRIPSELIA comes from the coding sequence ATGGCCTTCGACGTAAACAGATTTATTGCTGATGCCCTTGCTCTATCCGAGCAAGAAGTTAAGTTTCGCGACCAGGGCGACGATCCGAAAACGGGCATGGATTGTGTCAACTTGCCCAAATACTTAGTCAAACTTCAGGGGCTAGAACTCCCTGCTGAAATGGAGGCAGCGTTCAAAGCCTACAACCCAACTTCAGACGGGAAACGAATGTTTCAGCTCCTAAAGAAGTATCTGATCGAAGTCCCAACAGAGAAGGCTAAGGCAGGGGATCTTTATCTTTTCCGAGGCAAGCAAGACACGCGACATATAGCAATTAGATTAACCGATGACGACCCGCCGATGATTTATGAAGCCTACAGAAGTTCGATAAGGCAGAAGGCGATCGTTAGTCAGCTTCGATTTGTAAGAGCAAGACACATCGTAGCGACGTTCAGAATTCCGAGTGAGTTAATAGCGTGA
- a CDS encoding helix-turn-helix transcriptional regulator: MTIEAVSTTFYTESRPRDKERDIVSAVSPKVDPVPNPIIDELIEARKKALGLNSTRELGDRFNYHHAKIGKYRNGNETNPRMDNITGMAKVLGISREDFIRALEGKRPDKARLRTAWLAEALEAYEDLTPSKKGEIAILVENLIEAIAKRSKP; encoded by the coding sequence ATGACAATAGAAGCCGTGTCAACCACTTTCTACACAGAATCGCGTCCACGCGACAAAGAACGCGATATAGTGTCCGCCGTGTCTCCGAAAGTCGATCCGGTTCCGAACCCGATTATTGATGAGTTAATTGAGGCCAGGAAGAAGGCTTTAGGTCTCAATTCCACTCGGGAATTAGGGGATCGGTTTAACTATCACCACGCCAAGATCGGTAAGTATCGGAACGGGAATGAGACCAATCCGCGGATGGACAACATCACAGGGATGGCAAAAGTCCTCGGTATTAGCCGCGAAGATTTTATTAGAGCACTGGAAGGGAAACGGCCAGACAAAGCGCGACTGCGAACAGCGTGGCTAGCTGAGGCATTAGAAGCCTATGAGGATCTGACTCCAAGTAAGAAGGGCGAGATCGCTATCCTAGTCGAAAATCTTATCGAGGCTATTGCGAAGCGTTCAAAACCTTAG
- a CDS encoding DUF2460 domain-containing protein, translated as MAFDNQVFPLSLSALTPRSGWSTTVVELGGGTEQRNVNWSDARRQYDAKLAENFALTDFIAVEKFFNARRGRGRSFPLRDRSSFRATAEALGTGDGSTTTFQLKVAGGDASNAYQREIYLPETGTYTIYDNGTPVVEGVGAGKFQLALTGATAGLVTFGTAPIAAHVLTATFDYYIPVRFDLDNFPDATLFIWTTGTTGLVKGPSIPLIEVRYASEF; from the coding sequence TTGGCGTTCGATAATCAAGTATTTCCTCTTAGTCTGTCCGCGCTTACACCCCGTTCTGGCTGGAGCACGACGGTTGTAGAGCTTGGAGGAGGCACAGAGCAGCGCAACGTCAACTGGTCGGATGCTCGCCGCCAATACGACGCTAAACTGGCCGAAAACTTCGCCCTAACCGACTTCATTGCTGTAGAGAAATTCTTTAATGCAAGACGAGGAAGAGGGCGATCGTTTCCATTGCGCGACCGCTCATCCTTTCGGGCTACTGCTGAGGCTCTTGGCACGGGCGACGGATCAACGACCACATTCCAACTTAAGGTTGCCGGAGGGGACGCCTCTAACGCCTATCAGCGGGAAATTTATCTACCAGAGACAGGCACTTATACGATCTACGACAACGGGACTCCTGTAGTTGAGGGAGTTGGCGCCGGAAAGTTTCAGTTAGCTCTCACCGGGGCAACAGCAGGACTTGTCACGTTTGGGACTGCGCCCATTGCCGCCCATGTTCTGACTGCGACTTTTGACTACTACATTCCCGTCCGGTTCGATTTGGACAATTTTCCAGACGCGACATTGTTCATTTGGACCACGGGAACCACCGGCCTTGTCAAAGGGCCAAGCATCCCGTTGATCGAAGTCCGCTATGCCTCGGAGTTCTAA